In the genome of Hymenobacter cellulosivorans, one region contains:
- a CDS encoding cation diffusion facilitator family transporter: protein MAGSSSKIAIYGAIGANIAIAISKFVAAFFTGSSAMLSEGIHSLVDSGNGLLILYGVKQAEKPADARHPFGRSKELYFWALIVAVLVFSIGGGMSFYEGIEHLKHPAPITDPTWNYWVLGLSLLFEGTSFFLAFREFNKSRGDAGFWNTLSRSKDPSVFAILMEDSAALLGLVLALLGVYFGHRLNNPYLDGAASICIGVLLVSVAIFLIYKTKGLLIGEGVDEETLASIDTIARAEASVESIRPPLTSYLGPADVVLALDVQFKRNLTAVQVEEAIDRLQDAIRAQHPEFKRIFVEAKSLSGRGRDTATTTTPAQLRA, encoded by the coding sequence ATGGCCGGAAGCTCGTCCAAAATTGCCATTTACGGGGCCATTGGGGCCAATATTGCCATTGCCATCAGCAAGTTTGTGGCGGCCTTTTTCACGGGCTCCTCGGCCATGCTTTCCGAAGGAATTCACTCCCTGGTTGATAGTGGCAACGGGCTGCTGATTCTCTACGGCGTCAAGCAGGCCGAAAAGCCCGCCGATGCCCGCCACCCGTTCGGGCGCAGCAAGGAGCTGTATTTCTGGGCCCTCATTGTGGCCGTGCTGGTGTTCTCCATCGGCGGGGGCATGTCGTTTTACGAAGGCATTGAGCACCTGAAGCACCCGGCCCCCATCACCGACCCTACCTGGAACTACTGGGTGCTGGGTTTGTCCCTGCTATTCGAGGGCACTTCCTTCTTCCTGGCGTTCCGCGAATTCAACAAAAGCCGGGGCGACGCCGGGTTCTGGAACACGCTGAGTCGGAGCAAGGACCCCTCGGTGTTTGCCATCCTAATGGAAGACTCGGCGGCCTTGCTGGGCCTGGTGCTGGCCTTGCTGGGCGTCTACTTCGGACACCGGCTCAACAACCCCTACCTCGACGGGGCCGCCTCCATCTGCATTGGCGTGCTGCTCGTGTCGGTGGCTATTTTCCTGATCTACAAAACCAAGGGCCTACTCATCGGCGAAGGCGTGGACGAAGAAACCCTGGCCAGCATCGATACTATTGCGCGGGCCGAAGCCTCGGTGGAAAGCATCCGTCCGCCCCTTACGTCCTACCTCGGCCCGGCCGACGTGGTACTGGCCCTCGACGTGCAGTTTAAGCGCAACCTCACCGCCGTACAGGTCGAAGAGGCCATCGACCGGCTGCAGGATGCCATCCGGGCTCAGCACCCCGAGTTCAAGCGCATTTTCGTGGAAGCCAAAAGCCTAAGTGGCAGAGGGCGCGACACGGCAACGACGACCACGCCGGCCCAGCTCCGCGCTTGA
- a CDS encoding amine oxidase, which produces MTYSTTTHTNPFRSFWMGGYECTDQLNAFGHRVDFLTLTGHLQRLDADYQDLQPFNIGSVREGIRWSQVEKVPYQYDWSTVQVMLDAGKRHGIQQIWDLCHFGYPDDLTPLHPMFARRFSHLCRAFVDFYRSQRPDDTLIVTPINEVSFMSWLGGDVRGTTPYCVGQGWEVKRGLMRAYIEGVAALREADPSIRILTTEPLIHIVAAPGADAHLRQRAKEFDENQFQAVDMLSGRMCPDLGGREEYLDLLGFNYYYDNQWQLDPHQTLPWADDFNDPRFRPLSFLLTRAWQRYNRPVVLTETSHPGIDRPLWIDMIGKECALALQAGVPVFGACLYPIIDRPDWDHLTPWHRAGLWDADTAAPDPGLTRILDTAYAEALLQAQETVSAAIPKPITLVTESDVALSLSLT; this is translated from the coding sequence ATGACGTATTCCACTACGACGCACACAAACCCGTTCCGCTCTTTCTGGATGGGTGGCTATGAATGCACCGACCAACTAAATGCCTTCGGCCACCGGGTCGACTTTCTGACCCTGACCGGACATTTGCAGCGCCTCGACGCCGACTATCAGGACCTGCAGCCCTTTAATATTGGCAGCGTGCGGGAAGGAATCCGCTGGAGCCAGGTGGAGAAAGTACCGTATCAATATGACTGGAGTACGGTGCAAGTCATGCTCGACGCGGGCAAGCGCCACGGCATCCAGCAGATCTGGGACCTGTGCCACTTCGGCTACCCCGACGATTTGACGCCCCTGCACCCGATGTTTGCCCGCCGCTTTTCCCACCTCTGCCGGGCCTTTGTGGATTTCTACCGCTCGCAGCGCCCCGACGATACGCTCATCGTGACGCCCATCAACGAGGTAAGCTTTATGAGCTGGCTGGGCGGCGACGTACGCGGCACCACGCCCTACTGCGTGGGCCAGGGCTGGGAAGTAAAGCGCGGACTGATGCGGGCCTACATTGAAGGCGTGGCCGCCCTGCGCGAGGCTGACCCCAGCATCCGTATCCTAACCACCGAGCCCCTGATTCACATCGTGGCTGCCCCCGGCGCCGACGCTCACCTGCGGCAGCGGGCCAAGGAGTTTGATGAAAACCAGTTCCAGGCCGTGGATATGCTCTCGGGCCGGATGTGCCCCGACCTGGGCGGCCGCGAGGAATACCTGGACCTGCTGGGCTTTAACTACTACTACGACAACCAGTGGCAGCTAGACCCGCACCAGACCCTGCCCTGGGCCGACGACTTCAATGACCCACGCTTCCGCCCCTTAAGCTTTCTGCTGACCCGGGCCTGGCAGCGCTACAACCGTCCCGTGGTGCTCACCGAAACCAGCCACCCCGGCATCGACCGGCCCCTCTGGATTGACATGATTGGCAAGGAGTGCGCCCTAGCGTTGCAAGCCGGCGTGCCGGTATTCGGAGCCTGCCTCTACCCCATTATCGACCGGCCCGACTGGGACCACCTCACGCCCTGGCACCGCGCCGGCCTCTGGGACGCCGATACGGCTGCGCCCGACCCCGGCCTGACCCGCATCCTGGATACGGCCTATGCCGAAGCCCTGCTGCAAGCCCAGGAAACTGTGTCGGCAGCTATTCCCAAGCCCATTACGCTCGTCACGGAGTCGGATGTGGCCTTGTCGTTGTCGCTGACCTAA
- a CDS encoding phospholipase D-like domain-containing protein — MSASSSDSAGTADLLRQFEQSFADSTLSVAEARELRSRLAAHGQQGPALHTLRQQLFALARERFNSFEDKAVVEWLEAASALLLPLAPPQPAQTSVHFSPGTECVHAIRQFINHAAQQLDVCVFTISDDRITDALLAAHRRGVAIRLLTDNDKLFDKGSDIKQLHASGISIRIDQTTDHMHHKFALADQRLVLTGSYNWTRSAAMVNLENLLITDDTSAVTRYQTEFDRLWEVMVPFGG; from the coding sequence ATGAGCGCCTCCTCTTCCGATAGTGCGGGCACGGCCGACCTGCTGCGCCAGTTCGAGCAGTCCTTTGCCGATTCCACACTGTCGGTGGCGGAGGCGCGGGAGCTGCGCAGCCGGCTAGCGGCCCACGGGCAGCAGGGCCCGGCCCTGCATACCCTGCGTCAGCAGCTGTTTGCTTTGGCCCGGGAGCGGTTCAACTCGTTTGAGGACAAGGCCGTGGTGGAATGGCTGGAGGCCGCCAGCGCCCTGCTATTGCCCCTGGCCCCGCCCCAGCCCGCCCAGACCAGCGTCCACTTCAGCCCCGGTACCGAATGCGTGCATGCCATCCGGCAGTTTATTAACCACGCCGCCCAACAGCTCGACGTGTGCGTGTTTACCATTTCCGATGATAGGATAACCGACGCCCTGCTGGCGGCCCACCGGCGGGGCGTGGCTATCCGCCTGCTGACCGACAACGACAAGCTGTTCGACAAAGGCTCCGACATCAAGCAGCTGCACGCCAGCGGAATCTCCATCCGCATCGACCAGACCACAGACCACATGCACCACAAGTTTGCCCTGGCCGACCAACGCCTGGTGCTCACGGGTAGCTACAACTGGACCCGCTCGGCGGCTATGGTCAACCTGGAAAACCTGCTCATCACCGACGACACTTCGGCCGTGACGCGCTACCAGACCGAGTTTGACCGGCTCTGGGAGGTAATGGTGCCGTTCGGGGGCTAA
- a CDS encoding methylated-DNA--[protein]-cysteine S-methyltransferase codes for MPTAPDFAYSYLPTPIGLLELKGSEAGLAAVTFLNEAATQAETPAAAVASCLREAHQQLRAYFGRELRDFSLVYDLPRGTEFQQRVWQVLQGVSYGRTASYLDLARQLGNPGAVRAVGAANGQNPLAIVWPCHRIIGASGQLTGYAGGLPRKKWLLTHEQPAAQTSLFG; via the coding sequence ATGCCCACCGCCCCCGACTTTGCTTATTCCTATTTGCCCACGCCCATTGGCCTGCTGGAGCTCAAAGGCTCGGAAGCGGGCTTGGCTGCCGTGACCTTTCTAAACGAAGCCGCCACGCAAGCTGAAACACCCGCGGCGGCCGTGGCCTCGTGTCTGCGCGAAGCTCACCAGCAGCTACGGGCCTACTTCGGGCGGGAGCTGCGCGACTTTTCCCTGGTGTATGACCTGCCCCGTGGCACCGAGTTTCAGCAGCGGGTGTGGCAGGTGCTACAGGGTGTGAGCTATGGGCGCACAGCTTCCTACCTCGATTTGGCCCGGCAGCTTGGCAACCCTGGCGCGGTACGGGCCGTGGGCGCGGCCAACGGCCAGAACCCGCTGGCCATTGTGTGGCCCTGCCACCGCATCATCGGGGCCAGCGGGCAGCTTACAGGCTACGCCGGTGGGCTGCCGCGCAAAAAGTGGCTGCTGACCCACGAGCAGCCCGCTGCTCAAACCTCGCTGTTCGGTTAA
- a CDS encoding alpha/beta hydrolase: MRFSRLLALPAFVTVLLLVLVANEMAQARPSRRFANLAYVPASEAGFDTERHRLDVYAPRQKATVPYPVVVFIHGGSWNSGNKNFYSFIGRRLAKQGVVAVVINYRLAPKVQVPAMADDCARAVIWTTQHIAEYGGDPQRLFTMGHSAGGGLAALLAADNTLFSRRGLATNPVRGAILDDPAGLDMYDYLRKMQYGGDEQYLVPFGKDPAVWKSVSPMYYVTAATPPFLVFIGGETYPSISSSSQKFRLKLKELGREPQFAVLPGKKHVPMVLQLYWKDNVIYQELLKFVGAAGA, from the coding sequence ATGCGTTTTTCCCGTTTGCTGGCTTTGCCGGCGTTTGTTACCGTATTGCTGCTGGTGCTGGTAGCCAATGAAATGGCCCAGGCCCGGCCCAGCCGCCGGTTTGCCAACCTGGCCTACGTGCCCGCCTCGGAAGCCGGCTTCGATACCGAGCGGCACCGCCTCGATGTGTACGCGCCTCGCCAAAAGGCCACAGTGCCGTATCCGGTGGTGGTCTTTATTCACGGCGGCAGCTGGAACAGCGGCAACAAGAACTTCTACTCCTTTATCGGACGGCGCCTGGCCAAGCAGGGCGTGGTGGCCGTCGTCATCAACTACCGCCTGGCGCCCAAGGTGCAAGTGCCCGCCATGGCCGACGACTGCGCCCGGGCTGTCATCTGGACCACTCAGCACATTGCCGAATATGGCGGCGACCCGCAGCGGCTCTTTACCATGGGCCACTCGGCCGGGGGCGGACTGGCCGCTTTGCTAGCCGCCGATAACACCCTGTTCAGCCGCCGCGGGCTGGCCACCAACCCCGTGCGCGGCGCCATCCTCGACGACCCCGCCGGCCTGGATATGTATGATTACTTGCGCAAGATGCAGTACGGCGGCGACGAGCAATATCTGGTGCCCTTTGGCAAGGACCCGGCCGTGTGGAAATCAGTGTCGCCGATGTACTACGTAACGGCCGCCACACCACCGTTTCTGGTGTTTATCGGCGGCGAAACTTACCCGTCCATTAGTAGCAGCAGCCAGAAGTTTCGGCTAAAGCTGAAGGAATTGGGGCGGGAGCCGCAGTTTGCGGTGCTGCCCGGCAAAAAACACGTGCCGATGGTGCTACAGCTCTATTGGAAAGACAACGTGATATACCAGGAGCTGCTCAAGTTCGTGGGCGCCGCCGGGGCCTAG